A genomic window from Micromonospora ferruginea includes:
- a CDS encoding efflux RND transporter permease subunit produces the protein MSLLARFSLANRGLIALIALVTTVFGVFAVPSLKQQLLPSLEFPAAFIVAPYPGAAPEIVESQVAEPIENSLQGIPGLEKVTSTSREGAATVQVQYEFGTDLDDVVSKMETAINRAQLPEGVDPQVIAGSTDDLPAVVVAATGDGDERALAEKLRATVVPELEGLDGVRSVDVTGARDQVVTITPDPAKLAAARVAPTAIAQALKTNGVAVPAGALADGDRSLPVQVGTPIRTVDDLRGIVLGTAPAAPVRLGDVARVEQQLAPATSFTRTNGKPSLGIAVTASPDGNAVGISHDIRDRLDELKAASGAELTVVFDQAPFVERSIESLTTEGLLGLLMAVVVILVFLLSIRSTVVTAVSIPLSVLVALIVLWAGDYSLNLLTLGALTIAVGRVVDDSIVVLENIKRHLEYGEEKRAAILAAVREVAGAVTASTLTTVAVFAPIALVGGFVGQLFAPFAITVTVALLASLLVSLTVIPVLAYWFLRPRAGADDEAARRAAEEKELRSPLQRAYLPVIGFATRSRGSRWATVALGLLVLLGTFGLAQKLETNFLDDSGQDTLAIRQEMPAGTGLAGTDRAAARVEEVLRRTSGVETYQVSAGGGDNPFAGGGGSDRASWSLALADDTDAKTVREALRKEFDALGPEVGELTFGGGQNASANQVEVVVQAADQETLTRAAEEVRAAMAGTSGVEDVTTSLATRVPRVEVSVDRVAAARAGLTEAAVGQLVAQTYRGAPLGQVTLDGAAQDVVLSTGARPPVSVAELRALRVGPLTLDAIADVNQVDGPQQVTRIDGERSVSVTGTATGSNLGATTQELQKKLDALDVPGATSVIGGVSADQADAFADLGLAVLAAIAIAFLIMVATFRSLTQALILLISVPFAATGAIALLLATGTPLGVPALIGVLMLVGIVVTNAIVLLDLINQYRAQGMGVTEAVVEGGRRRLRPILMTAVATVFALLPMAFGLTGEGGFISKPLAIVVIGGLLSSTLLTLVLVPTLYTMVERTKGSLRARRDRRRGVPAPVEATEPVEPAEAPVPVTVGGGEGRAEPPARPSGALVDGTDQFEVLRLPKSRRSPLPPTE, from the coding sequence ATGTCGTTGCTCGCCAGATTCAGTCTTGCCAACCGGGGCCTGATCGCCCTGATCGCGTTGGTGACCACGGTGTTCGGCGTGTTCGCCGTGCCGTCGCTCAAGCAGCAGCTCCTGCCGTCGCTGGAGTTTCCCGCCGCGTTCATCGTGGCGCCGTATCCGGGCGCCGCGCCCGAGATCGTCGAGTCGCAGGTCGCCGAGCCGATCGAGAACAGCCTCCAGGGCATCCCGGGGCTGGAGAAGGTCACCTCCACGTCCCGCGAGGGCGCGGCCACCGTCCAGGTGCAGTACGAGTTCGGCACCGACCTGGACGACGTGGTCAGCAAGATGGAGACCGCGATCAACCGGGCCCAGCTCCCCGAGGGCGTGGACCCGCAGGTGATCGCCGGCAGCACCGACGACCTGCCCGCCGTGGTGGTGGCCGCGACCGGCGACGGCGACGAGCGGGCGCTGGCCGAGAAGCTGCGCGCCACCGTGGTCCCGGAGCTGGAGGGGCTGGACGGGGTCCGCTCGGTGGACGTCACCGGCGCCCGGGACCAGGTGGTGACGATCACGCCGGACCCGGCGAAGCTGGCCGCCGCGCGGGTGGCGCCGACCGCGATCGCCCAGGCGCTGAAGACCAACGGGGTGGCCGTGCCGGCCGGCGCGCTGGCCGACGGCGACCGGTCGCTGCCGGTGCAGGTCGGCACGCCGATCCGCACCGTGGACGACCTGCGCGGCATCGTGCTCGGCACCGCGCCGGCCGCGCCGGTCCGCCTCGGTGACGTGGCCCGGGTGGAGCAGCAGCTCGCCCCGGCGACGTCGTTCACCCGCACCAACGGCAAGCCGAGCCTCGGCATCGCGGTCACCGCCAGCCCGGACGGCAACGCGGTCGGCATCTCGCACGACATCCGGGACCGGCTCGACGAGCTGAAGGCCGCCTCCGGCGCGGAGCTGACCGTGGTCTTCGACCAGGCCCCGTTCGTCGAGCGGTCCATCGAGAGCCTCACCACCGAGGGCCTGCTCGGCCTGCTGATGGCGGTGGTGGTGATCCTGGTCTTCCTGCTCTCGATCCGGTCCACGGTGGTCACCGCGGTCTCCATCCCGCTGTCCGTGCTGGTCGCGTTGATCGTGCTCTGGGCCGGCGACTACTCGCTGAACCTGCTCACGCTCGGCGCGTTGACCATCGCGGTCGGCCGGGTGGTGGACGACTCCATCGTGGTGCTGGAGAACATCAAACGGCACCTGGAGTACGGCGAGGAGAAGCGGGCGGCGATCCTGGCGGCGGTCCGCGAGGTGGCCGGCGCGGTGACCGCCTCCACCCTCACCACGGTCGCCGTGTTCGCGCCGATCGCCCTGGTGGGCGGCTTCGTCGGGCAGCTCTTCGCGCCGTTCGCGATCACCGTGACGGTGGCCCTGCTCGCCTCGCTGCTGGTGTCGCTGACCGTCATCCCGGTGCTGGCCTACTGGTTCCTGCGGCCGCGCGCCGGCGCGGACGACGAGGCCGCCCGCCGGGCCGCCGAGGAGAAGGAGCTGCGCAGCCCGTTGCAGCGGGCGTACCTGCCGGTGATCGGGTTCGCCACCCGGTCCCGCGGGAGCCGGTGGGCGACCGTGGCGCTCGGCCTGCTGGTGCTGCTGGGCACGTTCGGCCTGGCGCAGAAGCTGGAGACGAACTTCCTGGACGACTCCGGTCAGGACACGCTCGCCATCCGGCAGGAGATGCCGGCCGGCACCGGGCTCGCCGGCACCGACCGGGCCGCCGCCCGCGTCGAGGAGGTGCTGCGGCGCACGTCGGGCGTGGAGACCTACCAGGTCAGCGCCGGTGGCGGGGACAACCCGTTCGCCGGGGGTGGCGGCAGCGACCGCGCCTCCTGGTCGCTGGCGCTCGCCGACGACACCGACGCCAAGACGGTGCGGGAGGCGCTGCGCAAGGAGTTCGACGCGCTCGGCCCGGAGGTCGGCGAGCTGACCTTCGGCGGCGGGCAGAACGCCTCCGCCAACCAGGTCGAGGTGGTGGTGCAGGCCGCCGACCAGGAGACGCTGACCCGGGCGGCGGAGGAGGTCCGGGCCGCGATGGCCGGCACCTCGGGCGTCGAGGACGTGACCACCAGCCTGGCCACCCGGGTGCCCCGGGTGGAGGTGAGCGTGGACCGGGTCGCGGCGGCCCGTGCCGGTCTGACCGAGGCGGCCGTGGGGCAGCTCGTGGCGCAGACGTACCGGGGGGCGCCGCTGGGTCAGGTCACGCTGGACGGCGCCGCGCAGGACGTGGTGCTGAGCACCGGGGCCCGGCCGCCGGTGAGCGTGGCCGAGTTGCGGGCGTTGCGGGTGGGGCCGCTGACGCTGGACGCGATCGCCGACGTCAACCAGGTCGACGGCCCGCAGCAGGTGACCCGGATCGACGGGGAGCGCAGCGTCTCGGTGACCGGCACGGCGACCGGCTCGAACCTCGGCGCCACCACCCAGGAGCTGCAGAAGAAGCTGGACGCGCTGGACGTGCCGGGCGCCACGTCCGTGATCGGCGGGGTGAGCGCCGACCAGGCGGACGCGTTCGCGGATCTCGGGCTGGCCGTGCTGGCCGCCATCGCGATCGCCTTCCTGATCATGGTGGCCACGTTCCGCAGCCTGACCCAGGCGCTGATCCTGCTGATCTCGGTGCCGTTCGCGGCGACCGGGGCGATCGCGCTGCTGCTGGCCACCGGGACACCGCTGGGCGTGCCGGCGCTGATCGGCGTGCTCATGCTGGTCGGCATCGTGGTGACCAACGCGATCGTGCTGCTCGACCTGATCAACCAGTACCGGGCGCAGGGGATGGGCGTCACCGAGGCGGTGGTCGAGGGCGGCCGGCGGCGACTGCGGCCGATCCTGATGACCGCGGTGGCCACCGTGTTCGCGCTGCTGCCGATGGCGTTCGGCCTGACCGGTGAGGGCGGCTTCATCTCGAAGCCGCTGGCGATCGTGGTGATCGGCGGCCTGCTCAGCTCGACCCTGCTGACGCTGGTCCTGGTGCCGACGCTCTACACGATGGTGGAGCGCACCAAGGGTTCGCTGCGGGCCCGCCGGGACCGCCGCCGGGGCGTGCCGGCGCCGGTCGAGGCGACCGAGCCGGTCGAGCCGGCCGAGGCCCCGGTGCCGGTGACCGTGGGCGGTGGGGAGGGCCGGGCCGAGCCGCCGGCCCGCCCGTCCGGCGCGTTGGTCGACGGTACGGACCAGTTCGAGGTGCTCCGCCTCCCGAAGAGCCGCCGTTCCCCGCTCCCCCCGACCGAGTGA
- a CDS encoding polysaccharide deacetylase family protein, with the protein MADGAGRWDRRTLLRRSALVLGGAALGSAATLESTWVADRRLPLAGGPASATLGNRRQDVGGGGVQVVWGVRADTPLVALTFDDGPRPQWTPMVLDTLAEHRVPATFFLVGEHARRHAGLVRGRMGEHEVGNHSWAHHDLARMDADTVHDDLSRSHDAIVAATGATPRLLRPPWGHLGGAVLHAAARLDYRVVLWTLQMVEGEYPHDPAGHARRIVADVRPGTILLGHDVGDERRLVALRGLPDMIAGLRARGYTFVTVSDLLRRAAGPGAAR; encoded by the coding sequence ATGGCGGACGGCGCGGGCCGGTGGGATCGGCGCACACTGCTGCGCCGGTCCGCGCTGGTGCTCGGCGGCGCCGCACTCGGGTCCGCGGCCACGCTGGAGAGCACCTGGGTGGCCGACCGCCGGCTCCCGCTGGCCGGCGGCCCGGCCAGCGCCACGCTCGGCAACCGCCGCCAGGACGTCGGCGGGGGCGGGGTGCAGGTGGTCTGGGGCGTCCGGGCCGACACGCCGCTGGTCGCGCTGACGTTCGACGACGGCCCTCGGCCACAGTGGACGCCGATGGTGCTGGACACGCTTGCCGAGCACCGGGTGCCGGCGACGTTCTTCCTGGTCGGTGAGCATGCCCGCCGGCACGCCGGGCTGGTGCGGGGCCGGATGGGCGAGCACGAGGTGGGCAACCACAGCTGGGCGCACCACGACCTGGCCCGGATGGACGCCGACACGGTGCACGACGACCTGAGCCGCAGCCACGACGCGATCGTCGCCGCCACCGGCGCGACGCCGCGCCTGCTCCGTCCGCCCTGGGGCCACCTGGGCGGGGCGGTGCTGCACGCCGCCGCCCGGCTGGACTACCGGGTGGTGCTCTGGACACTGCAGATGGTCGAGGGTGAATACCCGCACGACCCGGCCGGGCACGCCCGGCGCATCGTCGCCGACGTGCGGCCCGGCACCATCCTGCTCGGTCACGACGTCGGCGACGAGCGGCGGCTGGTCGCGTTGCGCGGCCTGCCCGACATGATCGCCGGGCTGCGGGCCCGGGGCTACACCTTCGTCACGGTCTCCGACCTGCTGCGTCGCGCTGCCGGCCCGGGAGCCGCCCGGTAG
- a CDS encoding MFS transporter, whose protein sequence is MPPTLSVLVRNRDFRNLFLAELVVFGADWFVMVPLLVLLPDLTGSGVWGALVLAVDTGTTALLLPYAGTIADRFDRRKVMMAANVAALVGVLLLLGVRSGATAWLALAAIAIVAVAKAFYSPAAQAALPNVVDPADLAAANAVAGSAWGTMTVVGASLGGILSAASGPYASFWVAAAGLAGAAVLAALIRRPLQAPRDPAATVPRTLAAIREALGYIAHRPRVLALVTVKSAVGLGNGVLTVFPLLAGVYSVGAVGAGLLFAARGAGALVGPILMRRVLSNRRWLLTGLALSMSTYGLAYLGASAVSWFPLVLALVFLAHLGGGSNWVLSNYALQGEVPDRLRGRVFATDMMLATLAIAVSQLVVALVVDRVDERTVLAGCGLVTVVYAIGWRFATRRLSLTDPAGAPAPGRVG, encoded by the coding sequence GTGCCGCCCACCCTCTCGGTCCTCGTCCGCAACCGCGACTTCCGCAACCTGTTCCTCGCCGAGCTGGTGGTCTTCGGCGCCGACTGGTTCGTCATGGTGCCGTTGCTGGTGCTCCTGCCGGACCTGACCGGCAGCGGGGTCTGGGGCGCGCTGGTGCTGGCCGTGGACACCGGCACCACCGCGCTGCTGCTGCCGTACGCCGGCACCATCGCCGACCGGTTCGACCGCCGCAAGGTCATGATGGCGGCCAACGTGGCCGCGCTCGTCGGAGTCCTGCTGTTGCTCGGCGTCCGCTCCGGCGCGACGGCGTGGCTGGCGTTGGCGGCGATCGCGATCGTCGCGGTGGCGAAGGCGTTCTACTCGCCCGCCGCCCAGGCCGCCCTGCCCAACGTGGTCGACCCGGCGGACCTGGCCGCGGCGAACGCGGTCGCCGGCTCGGCCTGGGGCACGATGACCGTGGTCGGCGCCTCGCTCGGCGGCATCCTCAGCGCCGCGTCCGGGCCGTACGCCAGCTTCTGGGTGGCCGCCGCGGGCCTGGCCGGCGCGGCGGTGCTGGCCGCGCTGATCCGCCGGCCCCTGCAGGCGCCCCGGGACCCGGCGGCGACGGTGCCGCGCACGCTGGCGGCGATCCGCGAGGCGCTCGGCTACATCGCCCACCGGCCGCGCGTGCTGGCGTTGGTCACGGTCAAGTCGGCGGTCGGCCTGGGCAACGGGGTGCTGACCGTCTTCCCGCTGCTCGCCGGCGTCTACTCCGTCGGCGCGGTGGGCGCCGGGCTGCTCTTCGCCGCCCGGGGCGCCGGGGCGCTGGTCGGCCCGATCCTGATGCGCCGGGTGCTCAGCAACCGGCGCTGGCTGCTCACCGGGCTCGCGCTGTCCATGTCGACCTACGGCCTGGCCTATCTGGGCGCCTCGGCGGTGTCGTGGTTCCCGCTGGTGCTGGCCCTGGTGTTCCTGGCCCACCTGGGCGGCGGCAGCAACTGGGTGCTGTCCAACTACGCCCTGCAGGGCGAGGTGCCGGACCGGCTGCGGGGTCGGGTCTTCGCCACCGACATGATGCTGGCCACGCTGGCCATCGCGGTCAGCCAACTGGTGGTGGCGCTGGTGGTGGACCGGGTGGACGAGCGCACCGTGCTGGCCGGCTGCGGCCTGGTCACCGTGGTCTACGCGATCGGCTGGCGCTTCGCCACCCGGCGCCTGTCGCTGACCGACCCGGCCGGCGCCCCGGCTCCCGGGCGGGTCGGCTGA
- the thrB gene encoding homoserine kinase, with protein MPTTLASGPVRVRVPATSANLGPGFDALGLALGLHDDVTAEVTGGGVRVEVTGEGAGELPSDERHLVVTAMRAAFDVLGAQPAGLALECANRIPQARGLGSSSAAIVAGVLAARALVVDGGQRLDDDAVLRLAAELEGHPDNVAPCLLGGFTIAWTEPTGARAVSLPVAPAVRPTVFVPGERGLTSVARAALPAVVPHADAASNAGRAALLVHALTADPALLLPATVDRLHQDQRAPGMPGTAKLVAELREAGVAAVVSGAGPTVLALSGVPAGFEAGTDWRRRELPTDVSGARVFRGRL; from the coding sequence GTGCCGACCACTCTCGCCTCCGGCCCGGTCCGGGTCCGGGTGCCCGCGACCAGCGCCAACCTCGGTCCCGGCTTCGACGCGCTCGGGCTGGCCCTCGGCCTGCACGACGACGTCACCGCCGAGGTGACCGGCGGCGGGGTCCGGGTGGAGGTCACCGGAGAGGGCGCCGGCGAGCTGCCGTCGGACGAGCGGCACCTGGTCGTGACCGCGATGCGGGCCGCCTTCGACGTGCTCGGCGCGCAGCCCGCCGGCCTGGCGTTGGAGTGCGCCAACCGGATCCCGCAGGCCCGGGGCCTGGGCTCGTCCTCGGCGGCGATCGTGGCCGGGGTGCTGGCGGCCCGCGCACTGGTGGTCGACGGCGGGCAACGGCTGGACGACGACGCGGTCCTGCGGCTGGCGGCCGAGCTGGAGGGGCATCCGGACAACGTGGCGCCCTGCCTGCTCGGCGGCTTCACGATCGCCTGGACCGAGCCGACCGGTGCCCGGGCGGTGTCGCTGCCGGTGGCGCCGGCGGTCCGGCCCACCGTCTTCGTGCCGGGCGAGCGTGGCCTGACCTCGGTGGCCCGGGCCGCGCTGCCGGCCGTGGTGCCGCACGCGGACGCGGCGTCCAACGCGGGCCGGGCCGCGCTGCTGGTGCACGCGCTGACCGCCGACCCGGCGCTGCTGCTGCCGGCGACGGTCGACCGGCTGCACCAGGACCAGCGGGCCCCGGGGATGCCGGGCACCGCGAAACTGGTCGCTGAGCTGCGTGAGGCTGGTGTGGCGGCCGTGGTCAGCGGGGCCGGTCCGACCGTGCTGGCGCTGTCCGGCGTGCCGGCGGGGTTCGAGGCGGGAACAGATTGGCGCCGTCGAGAGTTGCCGACAGATGTCAGCGGGGCCCGGGTTTTCCGGGGTAGACTTTGA
- the rho gene encoding transcription termination factor Rho, with product MSDTTDVTSDVSNVAGDATTAAPTRRRRSGTGLSAMLLPELQSLAASLGISGTARMRKGELISAITERQGGAAAGTPRPRAEVAAAAAPAREEVHAEVSKDRAEGERRTAEQAPAAEVTEGRTRGRRSRATAASAETRPAETRAEEAPAETGDRAERGADRAERGGDRAERTDERGRERAERGGDRNDRGDRADRTDRGDRSERAERGDRTERGDRNDRGERAERGDRTERGERNDRGERAERGDRNDRGDRNDRGDRNDRGDRNDRGDRNDRGPRADRDDDDDEGGGRRGRRSRFRDRRRGRGERGEGGDGGGGGGREPQVGEDDVLVPVAGIIDVLDNYAFVRTTGYLAGPNDVYVSMSQIKKYGLRRGDAITGAVRAARDGEQRRDKYNPLVRLDTINGMEPEEARRRPEFYKLTPLYPQERLRLETEPHILTTRVIDLVMPIGKGQRALIQSPPKAGKTMVLQAIANAITRNNPECHLMVVLVDERPEEVTDMQRSIKGEVIAATFDRPPQDHTTVAELAIERAKRLVELGHDVVVLLDSVTRLGRSYNLAAPASGRIMSGGIDSTALYPPKRFLGAARNIENGGSLTIIATALVETGSMADTVIFEEFKGTGNAELKLDRKIADKRVFPAIDINPTGTRKEEVLFAPEELAIIHKLRKVLHSLDSQAALDLLLDRLKQSRTNIEFLMQIAKSTPGE from the coding sequence TTGAGCGACACCACCGACGTGACGTCGGATGTTTCCAACGTCGCTGGCGATGCCACCACCGCCGCCCCCACGCGTCGTCGGCGCAGCGGCACCGGCCTGTCGGCGATGCTGCTGCCGGAGCTGCAGAGCCTGGCCGCGTCGCTCGGCATCTCCGGCACGGCTCGCATGCGCAAGGGCGAGCTGATCAGTGCGATCACCGAGCGGCAGGGCGGCGCCGCCGCCGGAACCCCTCGACCGCGGGCCGAGGTCGCTGCCGCGGCTGCTCCCGCCCGTGAGGAGGTGCACGCCGAGGTCTCCAAGGACCGGGCCGAGGGTGAGCGTCGCACCGCCGAGCAGGCGCCGGCCGCCGAGGTGACCGAGGGTCGTACCAGGGGTCGCCGCAGCCGGGCCACCGCCGCGAGCGCCGAGACGCGCCCGGCCGAGACGCGTGCCGAGGAGGCTCCCGCCGAGACCGGCGACCGGGCCGAGCGCGGCGCCGACCGGGCGGAGCGCGGCGGCGACCGGGCCGAGCGCACCGACGAGCGGGGCCGTGAGCGGGCCGAGCGCGGCGGCGACCGCAACGACCGGGGTGACCGTGCCGACCGCACCGACCGGGGCGACCGCAGCGAGCGTGCCGAGCGGGGTGACCGCACCGAGCGCGGTGACCGCAACGACCGGGGCGAGCGTGCCGAGCGGGGCGACCGCACCGAGCGGGGCGAGCGGAACGACCGGGGCGAGCGCGCCGAGCGCGGTGACCGCAACGACCGGGGCGACCGCAACGACCGGGGTGACCGGAACGACCGGGGTGACCGCAACGATCGCGGCGACCGCAACGACCGGGGCCCGCGTGCGGACCGGGACGACGACGACGACGAGGGCGGCGGCCGGCGGGGTCGGCGCAGCCGGTTCCGGGACCGTCGGCGTGGGCGCGGTGAGCGTGGCGAGGGCGGCGACGGCGGCGGTGGCGGCGGCCGCGAGCCGCAGGTCGGCGAGGACGACGTGCTCGTCCCGGTCGCCGGCATCATCGACGTGCTCGACAACTACGCCTTCGTCCGGACCACCGGCTACCTGGCCGGCCCGAACGACGTGTACGTCTCGATGTCCCAGATCAAGAAGTACGGCCTGCGCCGCGGTGACGCGATCACCGGCGCGGTCCGGGCGGCCCGGGACGGCGAGCAGCGGCGCGACAAGTACAACCCGCTGGTCCGGCTGGACACCATCAACGGCATGGAGCCGGAGGAGGCGCGCCGGCGGCCGGAGTTCTACAAGCTCACCCCGCTCTACCCGCAGGAGCGGCTGCGGCTGGAGACCGAGCCGCACATCCTGACCACCCGGGTCATCGACCTGGTGATGCCGATCGGCAAGGGTCAGCGTGCGCTCATCCAGTCGCCGCCCAAGGCGGGCAAGACGATGGTGTTGCAGGCGATCGCGAACGCGATCACCCGCAACAACCCGGAGTGCCACCTGATGGTGGTGCTGGTGGACGAGCGGCCCGAAGAGGTCACCGACATGCAGCGGTCGATCAAGGGCGAGGTCATCGCGGCCACGTTCGACCGTCCGCCGCAGGACCACACCACGGTGGCCGAGCTGGCGATCGAGCGGGCCAAGCGCCTGGTCGAGCTGGGGCACGACGTGGTCGTGCTGCTCGACTCGGTGACCCGGCTGGGCCGGTCGTACAACCTGGCGGCGCCGGCCTCCGGCCGGATCATGTCGGGTGGTATCGACTCCACCGCGCTCTACCCGCCGAAGCGATTCCTCGGCGCCGCCCGCAACATCGAGAACGGCGGCTCGCTGACCATCATCGCCACGGCGCTGGTGGAGACCGGGTCCATGGCGGACACGGTCATCTTCGAGGAGTTCAAGGGCACCGGCAACGCCGAGCTGAAGCTGGATCGGAAGATCGCCGACAAGCGCGTCTTCCCGGCCATCGACATCAACCCCACCGGCACGCGCAAGGAGGAGGTCCTGTTCGCGCCGGAGGAGTTGGCGATCATCCACAAGCTCCGCAAGGTGCTGCACTCGCTGGACTCGCAGGCGGCGCTCGACCTCCTGCTGGACCGGCTCAAGCAGTCCCGCACCAACATCGAGTTCCTGATGCAGATCGCGAAGTCCACTCCGGGCGAGTGA